In a single window of the Streptomyces sp. NBC_00353 genome:
- a CDS encoding MBL fold metallo-hydrolase: protein MPVEVTWWGHATCTIEDSGVRVLTDPLFVRRLAHLRRRRGALPGPEATVADVVLISHLHSDHLHLPSLARLAPGSRLIVPLGAVRSVPGLRMLRRVRGLRITEVAAGDEVRVGDVRVRAVPAQHDGRRLPVGPHRSPALGYVVEGEARTYFAGDTGLFDEMAEAVGPVDVALLPVGGWGPYLGHSHLDAGRAAQALARLAPRSAVPVHYGTYWPIGMDGVRPHEFHSPGDEFVRQAALLAPDVTVHRLAHGEHVRPEAAR, encoded by the coding sequence GTGCCGGTGGAAGTCACCTGGTGGGGTCATGCCACCTGCACCATCGAGGACTCCGGAGTCCGTGTCCTGACCGACCCCCTCTTCGTGCGCCGCCTCGCCCACCTGCGCCGCCGCCGCGGTGCGCTCCCGGGCCCCGAGGCCACCGTCGCCGATGTCGTCCTCATCTCCCATCTCCACTCCGACCATCTGCATCTGCCGTCACTGGCCCGCCTCGCGCCCGGCAGCCGGCTGATCGTGCCGCTCGGCGCCGTCCGTTCCGTACCGGGGCTGCGGATGCTGCGCCGGGTGCGCGGGCTGCGGATCACCGAGGTGGCGGCCGGTGACGAGGTGCGGGTCGGCGACGTGCGGGTACGGGCCGTCCCCGCGCAGCACGACGGGCGGCGGCTGCCGGTGGGCCCGCACCGTTCGCCCGCGCTGGGCTACGTCGTCGAGGGTGAGGCGCGCACGTACTTCGCCGGGGACACCGGGCTGTTCGACGAGATGGCGGAGGCGGTCGGCCCGGTGGACGTGGCGCTGCTGCCGGTCGGCGGCTGGGGCCCGTATCTGGGCCACAGCCATCTGGACGCGGGCCGCGCCGCCCAGGCCCTGGCCCGGCTGGCACCGAGATCGGCCGTGCCCGTGCACTACGGCACGTACTGGCCGATCGGGATGGACGGGGTCCGGCCACACGAGTTCCACTCACCGGGCGACGAGTTCGTCCGTCAGGCGGCTCTGCTGGCACCGGACGTCACGGTGCACCGGCTTGCCCACGGGGAGCATGTGCGGCCGGAGGCCGCCAGGTGA
- a CDS encoding DedA family protein, producing the protein MIQEVVGQLPPESTQQAVGYPSLFLLVALGALVPVVPTGALVSSAAVVAFHQTDPFALLVVFGVASSAAFLGDICLYWLGQRGVRSRNGSKWLQAISDRAAPERLAQAQQKLDEHGSVVLVLSRLVPAGRIPVMLACLLGRMPMRRFARGDVPACLAWAATYQLIGILGGSLFPEPWQGVVAAVGLTLLISGAPAVWRRARARFSR; encoded by the coding sequence GTGATCCAGGAGGTCGTGGGGCAGCTGCCCCCTGAATCGACACAGCAGGCCGTCGGCTATCCGTCCCTGTTTCTCTTGGTGGCGCTGGGTGCTCTGGTGCCGGTGGTGCCGACCGGGGCGCTGGTGAGTTCGGCGGCCGTGGTGGCGTTCCACCAGACGGACCCGTTCGCGCTGCTGGTGGTGTTCGGGGTGGCGTCCTCGGCGGCGTTCCTCGGGGACATCTGTCTGTACTGGCTGGGGCAGCGCGGGGTGCGGTCCAGGAACGGTTCGAAGTGGCTGCAGGCGATCAGCGACCGGGCGGCGCCGGAGCGCCTGGCCCAGGCGCAGCAGAAGCTGGACGAGCACGGTTCGGTGGTGCTCGTGCTGTCGCGGCTGGTGCCGGCCGGGCGGATTCCGGTGATGCTGGCGTGCCTGCTGGGCCGGATGCCGATGCGCCGGTTCGCCCGGGGGGATGTGCCGGCCTGTCTGGCGTGGGCGGCGACGTATCAGCTGATCGGCATTCTGGGCGGTTCGCTGTTCCCCGAGCCGTGGCAAGGCGTGGTCGCGGCGGTCGGCCTGACCCTGCTGATCAGCGGGGCGCCCGCGGTGTGGCGCAGGGCGCGGGCCCGGTTCAGCCGCTGA
- a CDS encoding MBL fold metallo-hydrolase has protein sequence MTEQTERALDGPARPAPLGRIVSPRPLGEVRVWPDTFADRLTAPLPSVRNMTRLAYERTVRPDAEGLRGVHRLPYAPEPLPDTDAGTTTVTWVGHASWIVRSGGLTILTDPVWSRRILGTPARITPVGVRWEDLPTVDAVVISHNHYDHLDAPTLRRLPQDTPFFVPAGLGRWFRRRRFSCVTELDWWESAVLNGVRFDFVPSHHWSKRTLTDTCRSLWGGWIINGIGGGGGQRVYFAGDSGYGHWFTEIGRRHPGIDLALLPIGAYEPRWWLGDVHTDPEEAVQAYEDLGARAMAPMHWATFLLSAEPVLEPLTRLRAAWQRAGHPREHLWDLPIGGSRVLHGARTRRSPQPPRGISG, from the coding sequence ATGACGGAACAGACCGAGCGTGCCCTCGACGGGCCCGCGCGCCCGGCTCCTCTCGGCCGGATCGTGTCGCCACGCCCCCTCGGCGAGGTGAGGGTCTGGCCCGACACGTTCGCCGACCGGCTCACCGCCCCGCTGCCGAGTGTCAGGAACATGACCAGGTTGGCCTATGAGCGCACCGTGCGGCCCGACGCGGAGGGACTGCGGGGCGTCCACCGGCTCCCGTACGCCCCCGAACCGCTGCCCGACACCGATGCGGGTACGACCACCGTGACGTGGGTCGGACATGCCAGCTGGATCGTCCGGTCCGGCGGGCTGACCATTCTCACCGACCCCGTCTGGTCCCGCCGCATCCTCGGCACACCCGCCAGGATCACGCCCGTCGGCGTCCGCTGGGAGGATCTGCCGACCGTCGACGCGGTGGTCATCAGTCACAACCACTACGACCATCTCGACGCCCCCACCCTGCGCAGACTGCCGCAGGACACCCCGTTCTTCGTCCCCGCGGGACTCGGCCGGTGGTTCCGTCGCCGCCGCTTCTCCTGCGTCACCGAGCTCGACTGGTGGGAGTCGGCGGTGCTGAACGGTGTCCGCTTCGATTTCGTGCCCTCCCACCACTGGTCGAAGCGGACCCTCACCGACACCTGCCGCTCCCTGTGGGGCGGATGGATCATCAACGGCATCGGCGGTGGCGGCGGACAGCGCGTCTACTTTGCCGGGGACAGCGGCTACGGGCACTGGTTCACGGAGATCGGCCGCCGCCACCCCGGGATCGATCTGGCCCTGCTGCCGATCGGGGCGTACGAACCGCGCTGGTGGCTCGGCGACGTACACACCGATCCGGAGGAGGCCGTGCAGGCGTACGAGGATCTCGGCGCCCGCGCGATGGCGCCGATGCACTGGGCGACGTTCCTGCTCTCCGCGGAGCCCGTACTCGAACCGCTCACCAGGCTCCGTGCCGCCTGGCAGCGGGCCGGCCATCCGCGCGAACACCTCTGGGACCTGCCGATCGGTGGCTCGCGGGTGCTGCACGGCGCCCGCACCCGGCGCTCACCGCAGCCGCCCCGGGGCATCAGCGGCTGA
- a CDS encoding aminotransferase class I/II-fold pyridoxal phosphate-dependent enzyme, protein MARERAGQDGDAGPAGSGAGRAAARTLREDRGPVRYGPPAPDPGLPVLPELADVLAAAAGRSEPEPTGGGEALREAAAAYWIRRGLRGGPQHIAAAPGASPLLLALIAAHGGDVLMPRPCPPTWIPQARLLGRPAYHVPTPAECGGVPDPYALLETVRRVRAEGGRPRLLLISVVDDPTATVAPPELVREACEAAVAEGMHIVSDETWRDTLHRPHDTVLLSPAEMCPEDVTVVCDLSGALTPSAWPVAVARFPDTERAAARHARTLDILTALGALVAGPVAAAAAHALREPEPVTARVRLAAGLQAQVAAAAHRAVLSSGALARPPQAGRHLYADLGPLRSRLATQGVTDSLELEEYLTERLGAPTPGGHRFGDELGALRVRLGTGPLLGSTPEQQLESLTAVEPLELPHVARALSIFTAALGELR, encoded by the coding sequence ATGGCGCGGGAGCGGGCCGGGCAGGACGGGGATGCGGGACCGGCCGGGAGTGGCGCCGGGCGGGCCGCCGCCCGGACCCTTCGGGAGGACCGCGGGCCCGTTCGGTACGGGCCGCCCGCACCCGATCCGGGGCTGCCCGTGCTGCCCGAACTGGCCGACGTGCTCGCCGCCGCGGCGGGGCGCAGCGAGCCGGAACCGACCGGCGGCGGCGAGGCCCTCCGCGAGGCGGCCGCCGCCTACTGGATCCGGCGCGGACTGCGCGGCGGACCGCAGCACATCGCCGCCGCCCCCGGCGCCTCACCCCTGCTGCTCGCCCTGATCGCCGCACACGGTGGCGATGTCCTCATGCCGCGCCCGTGTCCCCCCACCTGGATCCCGCAGGCCCGGCTGCTGGGCCGGCCCGCCTACCATGTGCCGACCCCGGCCGAGTGCGGCGGCGTGCCCGATCCGTACGCGCTTCTCGAGACCGTACGCAGGGTGCGCGCCGAGGGCGGCAGACCCCGGCTCCTGCTGATCTCCGTCGTCGACGACCCGACCGCCACGGTCGCGCCGCCGGAACTCGTGCGCGAGGCGTGCGAGGCCGCGGTCGCCGAGGGGATGCACATCGTCAGTGACGAGACCTGGCGCGACACCCTGCACCGGCCGCACGACACCGTCCTGCTCAGCCCCGCCGAGATGTGCCCCGAGGACGTCACCGTCGTCTGTGATCTGTCCGGTGCGCTGACTCCGTCCGCCTGGCCCGTCGCGGTCGCCAGATTCCCGGACACCGAACGGGCGGCGGCGCGGCATGCCCGCACCCTCGACATCCTCACCGCGCTCGGCGCCCTCGTCGCGGGACCGGTGGCTGCCGCGGCCGCCCACGCGCTGCGTGAACCGGAGCCCGTCACGGCGCGGGTCCGCCTGGCCGCCGGGCTGCAGGCGCAGGTCGCGGCCGCGGCCCACCGGGCGGTGCTCTCCTCGGGGGCGCTGGCCAGACCCCCGCAGGCCGGCCGTCATCTCTACGCCGATCTCGGCCCTCTCCGGTCCCGACTGGCCACCCAAGGTGTCACGGACTCCCTGGAACTGGAGGAGTACCTCACCGAGCGCCTCGGCGCTCCCACCCCGGGAGGCCACCGCTTCGGCGACGAGCTGGGTGCGCTGCGGGTGCGGCTGGGCACCGGACCGCTGCTGGGCTCGACGCCGGAGCAGCAGCTGGAGTCCCTCACTGCGGTGGAGCCCCTTGAATTGCCGCACGTCGCCCGAGCGCTGAGCATTTTCACAGCAGCTCTCGGCGAACTCCGCTGA
- a CDS encoding mandelate racemase/muconate lactonizing enzyme family protein, which translates to MRITGISTHVVGTPWRNLTYVQVHTDEGLTGVGETRMLGRTDALIGYLREAETNHISGSDPFAVEDLVRRMKYGDYGRAGEIVMSGIAVVEMACWDIKGKALGVPVWQLLGGQVTERVKAYANGWYTTERTPEAYHKAARAVVERGYRALKIDPFGTGHFELGQQETRYAVSLIEAVRDAIGPDAELMLEMHGRFSPSTAVRIAHEMAPFRPAWLEEPVPPENLKALSKVAGKVDMPIATGERIHDRIEFRELFESQAADIIQPDVGHIGGILETRKLAATAETHYTLIAPHNVGGSVLTAASLQLAGCTPNFKILEHFNDFADADIKKVVKGAPQVDPATGCFELSHAPGLGVELDVDAAAEFPQQQARFDLWADGWERRQPK; encoded by the coding sequence GTGCGCATCACCGGAATCAGCACACACGTCGTCGGCACCCCCTGGCGCAACCTCACCTACGTCCAGGTCCATACGGACGAGGGCCTCACCGGTGTCGGCGAGACCCGGATGCTCGGCCGCACCGACGCACTGATCGGCTACCTGCGCGAGGCGGAGACCAACCACATCTCCGGCTCCGACCCGTTCGCCGTGGAGGACCTCGTACGCCGGATGAAGTACGGCGACTACGGGCGGGCCGGAGAGATCGTGATGTCCGGCATCGCGGTCGTCGAGATGGCCTGCTGGGACATCAAGGGCAAGGCGCTCGGCGTCCCCGTCTGGCAGCTGCTCGGCGGACAGGTCACCGAGCGGGTCAAGGCGTACGCGAACGGCTGGTACACCACCGAGCGCACCCCGGAGGCGTACCACAAGGCGGCGCGAGCCGTCGTCGAGCGCGGCTACCGCGCCCTGAAGATCGACCCGTTCGGGACCGGCCACTTCGAGCTGGGTCAGCAGGAGACCCGGTACGCGGTGTCGCTGATCGAGGCCGTACGGGACGCCATCGGCCCCGACGCCGAGCTGATGCTGGAGATGCACGGCCGGTTCAGCCCGTCGACCGCCGTACGGATCGCCCACGAGATGGCACCGTTCCGTCCGGCCTGGCTGGAGGAACCGGTGCCGCCGGAGAACCTCAAGGCGCTGAGCAAGGTCGCCGGCAAGGTCGATATGCCGATCGCGACCGGTGAACGCATCCATGACCGGATCGAGTTCCGTGAGCTCTTCGAGTCGCAGGCGGCCGACATCATCCAGCCGGACGTCGGCCACATCGGCGGCATCCTGGAGACCCGCAAGCTCGCCGCGACTGCCGAGACCCACTACACGCTGATCGCACCACACAATGTGGGCGGCTCGGTGCTGACCGCCGCCAGTCTCCAACTCGCAGGCTGCACACCCAACTTCAAGATCCTCGAGCACTTCAACGACTTCGCGGACGCCGACATCAAGAAGGTCGTCAAGGGCGCCCCGCAGGTGGACCCCGCAACCGGCTGTTTCGAGCTCTCCCACGCTCCGGGCCTCGGCGTGGAGCTCGACGTGGACGCGGCCGCCGAATTCCCGCAGCAGCAGGCCCGATTCGACCTGTGGGCGGACGGCTGGGAGAGGAGGCAGCCCAAGTGA
- a CDS encoding zinc-dependent alcohol dehydrogenase: MSSAHSRSVTIERPGEHRLTSGPVPEPGPGEVRVRVAAAGICMSDREVYDGHRDPAYVRYPVVPGHEWSGVVDALGAGVDPALLGRRTVAEGFRSCGSCERCRSGETSLCTAGYDETGFTRPGAFADHVVVPARLLHPLADDADLRAAALLEPAAVVAAAVRAGAPEPGERIAVVGAGTLGLLAVQLLSAMSPGELTVIDPRDERAGRSLAFGASEARTPKEAAEVRGRYDLVVETAGAPSTAADACLLARRGGRVVLTGMFAPGAAGIDPVHLSLSQLTVRSVFGAPSAAWSYAVRAFTAGLLDPAALITHEFPLERFADAVALVGGGGPGTGKVLLRP; this comes from the coding sequence GTGAGCAGCGCCCACTCACGGTCGGTCACGATCGAGCGGCCCGGCGAGCACCGGCTGACCAGCGGCCCCGTTCCCGAGCCCGGTCCCGGTGAGGTCCGGGTGCGGGTCGCCGCGGCCGGGATCTGCATGAGCGACCGCGAGGTGTACGACGGCCATCGCGACCCCGCCTACGTCCGCTACCCGGTGGTGCCCGGCCACGAATGGTCCGGGGTGGTCGACGCCCTGGGTGCAGGCGTCGATCCGGCGCTGCTCGGCCGCCGGACGGTCGCCGAGGGCTTCCGGTCCTGCGGCAGTTGCGAACGGTGCCGAAGCGGGGAGACGTCGCTGTGCACGGCGGGGTACGACGAGACGGGGTTCACCCGGCCCGGGGCGTTCGCCGACCATGTCGTGGTCCCCGCACGGCTGTTGCACCCGCTGGCCGACGACGCGGATCTGCGGGCCGCCGCCCTGCTGGAACCGGCCGCGGTGGTCGCTGCGGCCGTACGGGCCGGGGCGCCCGAGCCGGGTGAGCGCATCGCCGTCGTGGGTGCGGGGACGCTCGGGCTGCTCGCCGTGCAGCTGCTCTCCGCCATGTCGCCCGGGGAGCTGACGGTGATCGACCCACGGGACGAACGGGCAGGCCGGTCCCTGGCGTTCGGGGCGAGCGAAGCCCGCACCCCGAAGGAGGCCGCCGAGGTGCGCGGCCGCTACGACCTGGTCGTGGAGACCGCGGGGGCGCCGTCCACCGCGGCCGACGCCTGCCTGCTGGCGCGGCGCGGCGGCCGGGTGGTGCTCACGGGCATGTTCGCGCCGGGTGCCGCCGGTATCGATCCGGTGCATCTGTCGCTGAGCCAGCTCACCGTGCGCAGTGTGTTCGGGGCGCCGTCGGCGGCCTGGTCCTATGCGGTGCGGGCGTTCACGGCCGGGCTGCTCGATCCGGCGGCGCTGATCACGCACGAGTTCCCGTTGGAGCGGTTCGCGGATGCCGTGGCGCTGGTCGGTGGCGGCGGTCCCGGGACGGGCAAGGTGCTGCTGCGCCCGTAG